In the genome of Helicovermis profundi, the window GGAATTATTCCAATAATCACTTTACTCCAAAGAGAAATGTACGCCTTTTTTGATTTAGAAGAATCAAATTTAGGAAATACTTTATCCTTAAAATAAAGAATTACCGCAAAAATTGCACCAGTTTGAATTACAATAGAAAATAAATTAGCAAAATCACCTTCAAAGCTTAAAAATTTATTTGCTATTATTAAATGACCTGTTGAAGAAACCGGCAAAAATTCTGTAAGACCTTCAATTATTCCAAGAATTATTGCTTTAATTATTAATATCATTTTTTCACTCCTTAAAAATTAGTTAACATACTGATACATTATATCGTTTTTCAGAGTAAAAGTAATGCAAAATTTATTAATTATTTATTTTTGTTACTTACTTCGTTGAATTAAGCCTAATATAAACTCTATACTGACCAACTATAACGTTCACTATTCTATCATCAATCATCCCTTCCCATTCAATGCTTTTACTACCATTTTGAGCATCCAGCAAATAATAAACTTTGCTAATAAAATCTTCAGCACTTTTTTTATCACTAAAATAGGAAGCAGAAAAATAATTTAATAATTCACTATAAGTATTAAGTTTACTATAGAATTCAAGACTAACTTGACCAGTATTTTCAAAGGAGTAACTCATAATATTGTCGTTATTCTTATAAAATTCAACATAAGAACCACTTCCTAAGGAGTTTGAAAAATTTTCTTTTGAAAGCGTATAAGTTTCTTTAATTTTTGAATCTAAAAACATATTCGAAGCATCTAAAAACGTCTTATCTTTTGATTTAGGTTTCATTATAGAAGACAAATCAACTTTGGTTAATCCTTGGCTTGGTATTATTATTTTATTAAGAGCCTCTTCTTTTAATGAATCTATTTCATTTTCTAACGAGTCAATTTTATCTTCCAAATCAATTACATCAGATTTTAAAGAAATCTTATCTTCATACAAGTCTAAAATTTTATTTGCCGTTGTAGAATTAAGTTTATCTAAAGTAATATGAAGTCTGCTAAATATTTTTGGAATATCTTTTTTTTCAATAACCTTACTTTCTAGTTTACTAATATCATATTCTTTAACTTTGCTTGTAGTTTTAGTATTTTTACCTAAAAAATACAAAGTCATAAATAAAGAATTTGTTATAAATAAAACTATAAGAAAAATAATTAAAATCATATTTCTTATATTTTTTTTAGAATCACCTTTTTTTTCTTTTATCTTTTTAGGTTTCTTTTCTTTCTTTTTATCTTTCTTTTTCTTTTTCTTTTTCTTTTTATCTTTTTCATTACTTTCTTTGCTTTCCTCTACTTCTTCTATTTCATCTATTTCTTCTGTTTCCTCTGTTTCCTCTGTTTCCTCTGTTTCTTCTACTTCTTCTTGTTTAGAAAGCATTTCTTTTTTTGCTTCTTCCAATGTTTCTTCATTTATTGCAGTATTAGAATACTCAGCTAACATTTCTTTTTGATTTTCAATTGAATTATCAACACTTTCAAATTCTATATCATCATCAAGATTTTTTAAAGGATCTGTTTCAATCTCTTCTTCAATAAATAATTTGTTCGCTTTTTTAGATTCTTCTTTTTTTTCAACTTCTTCAATTTTGATTTTATTATCTTCAAGTTCACCATCTAACTTTTCAATATCTTTTTTTTCATCAACTTTTTTCTCGTATGGAGAACTGTTTATTAACTTTTCGATTTTCTCTGGTGTTAAATTTCCATTTGATGGTGGTTCTTCTTTTGTTTCTTCTACGGGTTCTATAACTTCTTCTACTGGCTTTTCTACTTGCTCTGTCTCATCTTCATTTGCAGAAGAATTTATTAATTTTTCGATTTCTTCTGGTGTTAAATTTCCATTTGATGATGGTTCTTCCTTTGCTTCTTCTACTGGTTCTTCTACTTTCTCAGTTTCATCTTCAGTTGCAGAGGCATTTATTAACTTTTCAATTTCTTCTGGTGTTAAATTTCCATTTGATGGTGGTTCTTCTTTTGTTTCTTCTACGGGTTCTATAACTTCTTCTACTTGTTCTTCTACTTGTTCTTCTACTTTCTCTGTCTCATCTTCATTTGCTGAAGAATCTATTAACTTTTCTATTTCCTCTGGTGTTAAATTTCCATTTGATGATGGTTCTTCTTTTGATTCTTCTTTTGTTTCTATTACTTCTTCTACTAGCTTTTCTACTTTCTCAGTTTCAGTTTCATTTGCAGAAGAATTTATTAATTTTTCGATTTCTTCTGGTGTTAAATTTCCATTTGATGATGGTTCTTCCTTTGTTTCTTCTACTGACTCTATAACTTCTTCTACTGGTTCTTCTACTTTCTCTGTCTCATCTTCATTTACAGAAGAATTTATTAATTTTTCGATTTCTTCTGGTGTTAAATTTCCATTTGATGTTGGTTCTTCTTTTGCTTCTTCTACTGACTCTATAACTTCTTCTACTGGTTCTTCTACTTTCTCTGTCTCATCTTCATTTGCAGAGGCATTTATTAATTTTTCGATTTCTTCTGGTGTTAAATTTCCATTTGATGATGGTTCTTCTTTTGATTCTTCTTTTGTTTCTATAACTTCTTCTACTGGTTCTTCTACTTGCTCTGTCTCATCTTCATTTGCAGAGGCATTTATTAATTTTTCGATTTCTTCTGGTGTTAAATTTCCATTTGATGGACTCATAAATCCTCCTATTTTTTATAATCAAAGCTTCCACTCAATTTAATTTTATTACTTATGTATTTTCTCAAAATTCATTTATCTTCATAATCTATTTATAACCCTTTAAGTTTAAATTATTCAAGTATACCTACATTTAAAAATTTATATAACTCAAATGAAAATTCTAATAAAATTTTTATAATTTATATATAATTTAATCAGTTTATTAAATATACTTTTGGCTACTGGATTTAATATTAATTTTATTGTATAGTAAAGTAGTTTAGCAAATCTTTCATATGTTTGTTATTATTATAACCAGTTCTTTTATATTTGTAAATTGGAGGCTACTAATGTTTACGCCCTATTATACTTCTAGATTGCAGTTAAAGCCATTAGATTCTTCTAATGCAGATATAGTGTTAGCTTTTTATCTTAATAATAAAGATTTTTTAAGACAATGGGAACCTTACCGCACTGATGACTTTTTTACAAAACAATTTCATATAACTATACTTGAAAACGAAAGAATCAATATATTAAATGGAAGCTTGATTAAATTTTGGATTTTCGAAATTGAAAATCCAAATAAAATTATTGGTTCGATAGCTTTTTCGAATATTGTTAGAGGTCC includes:
- a CDS encoding GNAT family N-acetyltransferase; translated protein: MFTPYYTSRLQLKPLDSSNADIVLAFYLNNKDFLRQWEPYRTDDFFTKQFHITILENERINILNGSLIKFWIFEIENPNKIIGSIAFSNIVRGPFLSCFLGYKLDKNAIKNGYMNEALTKSIEIIFDEVHLHRIEANIIPRNIDSLNVVKKLGFINEGISRKYLKINNIWEDHIHMVLLNDKV